The genomic interval AGACGGCGCCTCCATCGTCCTCTACTATGACCGCGGGGAGCTGCAGCACGCCCTCACCCGCGGCAACGGCCTCCTGGGCAACGATGTCAGCGCCAATGTGCGCACCATCAGCCAGGTTCCGCTGCGCATCGCCGAACCCTCGCCGCTGGCCGTGCGCGGCGAGATTTACATCACCCGCGACGATTTCGAGCGCTACAACTCGCAGGTGGCCGAAAAATACGCCAACCCGCGCAACCTGGCGGCCGGATCGTTGCGCAACCTCAAATCCTCCCTGGCGGCGCGCGTGCCCCTGAACATTTTCGTTTACGAGGGATTTTTTCAGGACGGGACCGGCCGCGATCACCTGGAAATCCTGCAGCGGCTGCACGAGCTGGGATTCCGCGTCAACCCGCAATTGGGGTATTTCTGCGCCGACGATGCCAAGCAGCGGCGGGCGCAGCACCTGTTTCCGGGCATTGTGGCCGGGCCGCTGACCGGCCTGAAGGAATACCTGCGCCGGCGGGCGGCTGCCCGGACGAAAATCCTCTACGATATCGACGGCCTGGTGGTCAAGGTAGTGGAGATGGACCTGCGCCGGGAGCTCGGCAGCACGGCCCACCACCCGCGCTGGGCCATGGCCTACAAGTTCGACTCTCCCCAGGGCCGGACCGTGCTACTGGGCGTGCAGGTGCAGGTGGGGCGCAACGGCCGGGTCACTCCGGTGGCACTGCTCCAGCCGGTGGCGCTTTCCGGAAGCACGGTCACGCGGGCCACGCTGCACAACCAGGACTATATCGACATGCTGGAACTGGGCGTCGGCGACGAGGTCAGCATCTCCAAGCGCGGCGACGTCATCCCGGCCGTCGACGAGGTGCTGGAAAAAAGCGAGCCGGCGCCGGGCACCTACAAGCTGCCCGACCGCTGCCCCTTTTGTCAGACACCGCTGGTGAAGGATGGTGCCCACCATTTCTGCAAAAACGACACCTGCCCCGAGCGGCGCCGGCGTGTGCTCGAGTATTTTTGCGCCAAGGAGCAGATGGACATCGAGACCCTGGGGGAGAAGACCATCGCTTTCCTGTTCGCCAAAGGCTGGGTGCAAACCATCCCCGACATTTATCGCTTCGATTACGGCTTGCTGGCCGGGGAAGAGGGCTTCAAGGAAAAAAAGATTGCCCGCATCCGCGCCGCGGTGGAAAAGAGCAAGTCCAGGCCCTTTGCCAAGGTCTTGGCCGCGCTGGGTTTTGAGGGGGTGGCGTCGGCCGTGGCCAGCGCCCTGATCGCCGACGGCTTCGACAGCGTGGAGAAAATCATCGCCGGTGCCGGGAAAAACGACTGGGAGGCCTTTGCAAGCATCGAAGGGATCGGCGAGGTTACGGCGCGGCTGCTGGTCGGGCATTTCAGCAGCCCGGCCAACCTGGAATTGATCGCCCGCCTGCGGGAGGCCGGCTTGCAGTTTCAGGCCGCGCCGGGCGGCCCGGAAAAGATCGATGATTCGTTCGCCGGCCAGGTCTGGGTCGTCACCGGAACGTTCGCCAACTTCGCCCCGCGCTCGCTGGCGGTCGTTGAGATCGAAAGCCGCGGCGGCAGGGTGGCGGAGAACGTCAGCGCCCGCACCACCTGCCTCCTTGCCGGCAGCCACCCCGGTTCCAAGCTGGCCCGGGCCGAGAAGCTCGGCATTCGCGTCGTCAATGAGGGAGAGTTCCTGAAACTCCTCGCCGGCAAGTGAAGGCCGACGGCCTGCCCCGGCTCCCGGTTGCACTAAATCCTTTTTTCGACTAGAATCATTATTGGTCTTCGAAAATTCAACAAGCATGTTTAGTCGTGCGGAGGTTTCATGAAAAAGCAGGGTTTTGATACCAAGGCGATCCACGCCGGTCTGGAAAAATTCTCTCCCGATTCGCTGTCGGTGCCGATCTATCAGTCGGTGGCCTATCCCTATGCCGACGCCAAGGAGGCGGCGGCGATTTTTACCGGCGAAAAGCCGGGCTATACTTACGGCCGCTGGGACAACCCCACGGTGGCTGTTTTTGAAAAACGCATGGCGGCCCTGGAGAACACCGAGGCGGCCATCGCCACTGCTTCGGGAATGTCGGCGATCTTCCTCTTGAGCCACCACCTGCTCAACCCGGGCGATGCCGTGGTTTCATCCAACCGGGTCTACGGCGGCACCTTCGGGCTTTTTGAGACCGGCTTGAAGAAAATGGGCTCGCAGGTTCATTGGGTCACCGCTCCCGACGACATCTCCGCCTGGGCCGCCGCCATCACGGCCAAGACGAAATTCCTGTTCGTCGAGACTCCCAGCAACCCGGCCCTGTTCGTGGCCGACATTCCGGCATTGGCCGCGCTGGCAGAAAAACACCACCTGCCGCTGGTTGTCGACAATACCATCGCCACTCCGGCCCTGCAGAGCCCCATCGATCTGGGAGCCAGCGTGGTGGTTCATTCCACCACCAAGTACATCTGCGGCAACGGCTCGAGCCTGGGCGGGATCATCTGCGGCTCGCGGGGACTGGTCGAAGGCATCCGCCAGAGTTCCATCCGCTACCTGGGGCCGGCCATGTCCCCCTTCAACGCCTGGCTGAGCCTGCTGGGGCTGGAGACGCTGGGCCTGCGCATGGAACGGCATTGCCTCAACGCCATGGCCGTGGCCCGCTTCCTGGAAAAGCATCCGCGGGTGGAAACGGTGAATTATCCGGGCTTGGACAGCAATCCCTACCGCAAACTGATGGAAAAAAACAAGATGAAGGGCTTCAGCTCGCTGATGTCTTTCGTGATTAAAGGGAAATATGCCGACGCGGTCAAATTCATCGATGCCCTCAAGGTGCTGACCCATGCTACCCACCTGGGCACATGCCGGAGCATCGTCACCCATCCGGCCTCCACCACCCATTCGGCCATGGGCGAAACCGAGATGCGCAAGGCGGGGATCTCTCCGGCCATGGTGCGCTTCTCCATCGGGCTGGAGGAAAAGGAAGACCTGATCGCCGACATCGAGCAGGCGTTGCGCTGACGGCGGAAGGCCGTCCGGTCTTTGTAGGCGCAGCGCAATTTCCCATCCGCCTTGCGGCGGGGATCGGCTGCGGAGGTGATCATGGACGTAATTTTTTCAAGCAAGCCGATCGTGACCGACCTGAGCCATACGCTGGCGCCCGGCATGCCTTATTTCCCCGGTACCGAGCCGCCTGTTTTTGCCCGGCCGTTCACCGTGGCCAGCCACGGGTTCGCCGAGCAGCGGATCACCCTCTTAACCCATTGCGGCACTCACATGGACGCGCCGGCCCACCTGTTCGCGGCCGGAGCGACCCTGGAGCAGCTCGGGTTGTCCCATTTTATCGGACCGGCCGCAGTCCTCGATCTGACCCGTTCGCCCGGTCCGCTCGTCGGCAGCGATGAGCTGCGCCCCTTCCGCTCCCTTTTATCCGGGAAGGACTTTGTTCTCCTGCGCACGGGCTGGAGCTCGCGCTGGGGAAACGACGATTACTTCCGCGCCTTTCCCGTCCTTGCCGAGGCGGCGGCGCTGTGGCTGGCCGACTTCCATTTCAAGGGGATCGGCGTGGATGCTGTTTCGTTCGACCGGATCGATTCGACCGCCTTGCCGATCCACCGGTTTTTCTTGTCCCGGAACATCGTCTTGATCGAAAACCTGACCAACCTGGAAAGCCTTCCGGCCGATGAATTTCTTTTTTGCTGCCTGCCGCTGAAGCTTGCCGAAGGCGACGGCGCACCGGTGCGGGCGGTCGCTTTGTCGGGGCGGGCGTATGAGAAAAAATGACGGATAAGGGAAAATGACACCATGAACGATCCTATGTCGGTAACGGTCAGGCTGATGGACCAGAAAGTGCGGTTCAGCGGCAGCACCCGCTCGCTCCCGGCTGTCAGCGCCGATTATTTCCCGCCGCTCGGGGAGGGGCAGGGCTACACGGGGCTGGAGTTGCCGCTGCTGAGCCTGGCTGAATAAGCCGGCGGCAGATTTTAATGCATCACGGGTTTTTTAAGAGCGGGTAGTGGGTGCCAAAGTAGAGGTTAAAAATCAGGCGGAAATTGTTCAGTGGCGACAGGGCGGGATCGATGGCTGGCAGCGGAATCCCAGGCAGGTGCAGGGCGTTGAACACCCTGATCATCTCTGAACGGTCGACCGTTTTTGATTTTTTGCCTTTCCGCAAGGAGCCGCGGTAACCATGATCGGATTGCATGATGATCACTGGCGCCGTAGGCGAATTTGCCAGGATCATGGCCGCGGTATCCAGTATGCGGCGGCTGATATAAATGTACTGCCCCAGGTAATAGCGGGGATCGTTGTGGTCCCAGATGTGTTCCGGGTCCACAGGGTCGCCATTTGGGTCGAAGACAAAGGGCTCATGCGGGGAAAAGAGGTGGACAAAAACAAACTTGGGACCCGGAGTTTTCACGACGGCTGGGAGTTCTGAG from Candidatus Aminicenantes bacterium carries:
- the ligA gene encoding NAD-dependent DNA ligase LigA, with the translated sequence MDAKKRIEELAAQLLKQQYLYYVQARPEISDEAYDRMFDELLRLEKKFPQYAGANSPTRRIGSDLDNAFPEKAHAAPVLSLDKLYQPEELELWLLKTAAAAGGGASFTVEEKIDGASIVLYYDRGELQHALTRGNGLLGNDVSANVRTISQVPLRIAEPSPLAVRGEIYITRDDFERYNSQVAEKYANPRNLAAGSLRNLKSSLAARVPLNIFVYEGFFQDGTGRDHLEILQRLHELGFRVNPQLGYFCADDAKQRRAQHLFPGIVAGPLTGLKEYLRRRAAARTKILYDIDGLVVKVVEMDLRRELGSTAHHPRWAMAYKFDSPQGRTVLLGVQVQVGRNGRVTPVALLQPVALSGSTVTRATLHNQDYIDMLELGVGDEVSISKRGDVIPAVDEVLEKSEPAPGTYKLPDRCPFCQTPLVKDGAHHFCKNDTCPERRRRVLEYFCAKEQMDIETLGEKTIAFLFAKGWVQTIPDIYRFDYGLLAGEEGFKEKKIARIRAAVEKSKSRPFAKVLAALGFEGVASAVASALIADGFDSVEKIIAGAGKNDWEAFASIEGIGEVTARLLVGHFSSPANLELIARLREAGLQFQAAPGGPEKIDDSFAGQVWVVTGTFANFAPRSLAVVEIESRGGRVAENVSARTTCLLAGSHPGSKLARAEKLGIRVVNEGEFLKLLAGK
- a CDS encoding aminotransferase class I/II-fold pyridoxal phosphate-dependent enzyme, which encodes MKKQGFDTKAIHAGLEKFSPDSLSVPIYQSVAYPYADAKEAAAIFTGEKPGYTYGRWDNPTVAVFEKRMAALENTEAAIATASGMSAIFLLSHHLLNPGDAVVSSNRVYGGTFGLFETGLKKMGSQVHWVTAPDDISAWAAAITAKTKFLFVETPSNPALFVADIPALAALAEKHHLPLVVDNTIATPALQSPIDLGASVVVHSTTKYICGNGSSLGGIICGSRGLVEGIRQSSIRYLGPAMSPFNAWLSLLGLETLGLRMERHCLNAMAVARFLEKHPRVETVNYPGLDSNPYRKLMEKNKMKGFSSLMSFVIKGKYADAVKFIDALKVLTHATHLGTCRSIVTHPASTTHSAMGETEMRKAGISPAMVRFSIGLEEKEDLIADIEQALR
- a CDS encoding cyclase family protein, with the translated sequence MDVIFSSKPIVTDLSHTLAPGMPYFPGTEPPVFARPFTVASHGFAEQRITLLTHCGTHMDAPAHLFAAGATLEQLGLSHFIGPAAVLDLTRSPGPLVGSDELRPFRSLLSGKDFVLLRTGWSSRWGNDDYFRAFPVLAEAAALWLADFHFKGIGVDAVSFDRIDSTALPIHRFFLSRNIVLIENLTNLESLPADEFLFCCLPLKLAEGDGAPVRAVALSGRAYEKK